One Oncorhynchus nerka isolate Pitt River linkage group LG5, Oner_Uvic_2.0, whole genome shotgun sequence genomic window carries:
- the LOC115129507 gene encoding solute carrier family 49 member A3-like isoform X1: MEDVNEFRDDVIPIKPNPVLEKCIVFKVYKRRWFILFVLCLLNCSNSILWLTFAPVADHSAQFMGVTLDQINWLSMIYMVVAIPLSFGTTWMLDTLGLRITLVLGSWLNMLGAVLRFVGIMRNLPSAANFPVVMGGQTLCALAQPLVIFTPTKLAALWFPEHQRATANMIASMSNPLGILIASIFSPMIVGTTNNIPLLLFIYAVPAAIICLLATVGIRDSAPPTPPSASAESSNSEPFLEGIKLLLRNKAYMILLLCFGSGIAVFTCFSTLLEQIMCVRGYTNDFAGLCGGLFIVFGIVGAGFLGLYVDKSKKFTEVTKVNMSLSALACIAFSVVSQMRNQGIAVAVACSLFGFFGFSIYPVAMELSVECSYPVGEATSAGLIFISGQIQSVIYILLLQGLTKPMAYSAFSTCSVGGDAALSWRVPMLVMAGLFSVFTCCFVIFFHTKYRRLDAEAQAGGKKPTLATCDSTSNSDQK, encoded by the exons TTATGGCTGACCTTTGCTCCAGTGGCAGACCATTCAGCCCAGTTCATGGGTGTCACGCTGGACCAGATCAACTGGCTGTCCATGATCTACATGGTGGTGGCCATTCCTCTCAGCTTTGGGACCACATGGATGCTGGACACCTTAGGACTCCGAATCACA CTGGTGCTGGGTTCCTGGCTCAACATGTTGGGAGCTGTGCTGCGTTTCGTGGGCATCATGAGGAACCTACCAAGTGCAGCCAATTTCCCCGTGGTGATGGGGGGGCAAACCCTATGTGCCCTGGCCCAGCCCCTAGTTATCTTCACTCCCACCAAGCTGGCAGCCCTCTGGTTCCCAGAGCACCAGCGGGCCACCGCCAATATGATAGCCTCCATGT CAAATCCCCTTGGGATTCTCATTGCTAGCATCTTTTCCCCTATGATTGTGGGGACTACCAACAACATCCCTTTATTG CTGTTCATATATGCTGTACCAGCAGCCATTATCTGTCTCCTAGCAACAGTGGGGATCCGTGATAGTGCCCCCCCAACGCCCCCCTCAGCCAGTGCCGAAAGCTCCAACTCAGAGCCCTTCCTGGAGGGAATCAAGCTG CTCCTGAGGAACAAGGCCTACATGATTCTCCTGCTGTGTTTCGGCTCGGGGATCGCTGTGTTCACCTGCTTCTCTACACTGTTGGAGCAGATTATGTGTGTCCGAGGGTACACTAAT gacTTTGCAGGACTGTGCGGAGGTCTCTTCATCGTGTTCGGTATAGTCGGAGCTGGCTTCCTGGGTCTCTACGTTGACAAGTCCAAGAAGTTCACTGAGGTCACCAAGGTCAACATGAGCCTCTCAGCGCTGGCCTGCATTGCCTTCTCAGTG GTATCTCAGATGCGGAATCAGGGAATAGCCGTGGCCGTTGCTTGTTCGCTCTTCGGCTTTTTCGGCTTCTCCATTTACCCGGTTGCCATGGAGTTGTCTGTGGAGTGCTCCTACCCAGTTGGGGAGGCCACCTCAGCAGGCCTGATATTTATATCAGG aCAGATCCAGTCAGTTATCTATATACTGCTTCTTCAGGGGTTGACCAAACCAATGGCCTACTCGGccttctctacctgttctgtagGAGGGGATGCGGCCTTGAGTTGGAGGG TGCCCATGCTGGTGATGGCAGGCCTGTTCAGTGTCTTTACCTGCTGCTTCGTTATCTTCTTCCACACGAAGTACAGGAGACTGGATGCTGAGGCACAAGCTGGTGGAAAAAAGCCAACTCTGGCAACCTGTGACAGCACGTCAAACTCTGACCAAAAGTAG
- the LOC115129506 gene encoding nuclear cap-binding protein subunit 1-like isoform X1 gives MSRRRHSDGDDGGQSHKRRRTSEPIEIEDRLESLICRVGEKSTSSLESNLEGLAGVLEADLPNYKNKILRILCAVARLLPEKLTVYTTLVGLLNARNYNFGGEFVEAMIRQLKETLKANLYTEALYLVRFLCDLVNCHVIAAPSMVAMFENFVSVTQEEDVPQVRSDWFVYVVLSSLPWVGKELYEKKDVEMDRLLNQIDGYLKRRLKTHVPMLQVWTAEKPHPQEEYLDCLWAQIQKLKKDRWQERHILRPYIAFDSVLCEALQHNLPPFTPPAHMPDCQYPMPRVIFRMFDYTDAPEGPVMPGSHSVERFVIEDNLHNIIKSHWKERKTCAAQLLSYPGKNKIPLNYHIVEVIFGELFQLPCPPHIDVMYTTLLIELCKLQPGSLPQVLAQATEMMYMRLDTMNTTCIDRLLNWFSHHLSNFQFRWSWDDWTDCLALDADKPKPKFVKEVLEKCMRLSYHQRIVDIVPPTFSALIPADPIFFYKYQDEANSALPGYAVAITVGNAIKNRASNEEILTVLKDVPNPNQEDDDDEGEGFNPLKIEVFLQTLLHLAAKSFSHSFSALAKFHEILKVLTDCDEGKLHILRVVYEVWRNHPQMISVLVDKLIRTQIVDCAAVANWLFSPNMAHEFTRFYVWEILHSTIRKMNKHVQKIQKELEEAKDKLERQQHKKQKDSGDEEDMEKNSEDEDGQLEEQIERLQEKVESAQSEQKNLFLVIFQRFIMMLTEHLVRCETGSVDFSTPWYKNCIERLQQIFLMHHVTIQQYMGTLENLLFTAELDHHILAVYQQFCALQL, from the exons GGCTCGACTTCTACCCGAGAAGCTGACAGTGTACACAACATTAGTGGGCCTTCTCAATGCCAGGAACTACAACTTTGGCGGGGAGTTTGTGGAGGCCATGATCCGACAACTCAAAGAGACCTTGAAGGCCAACCTGTACACCGAAGCGCTTTACCTA GTGCGCTTCCTCTGTGACCTGGTGAACTGCCATGTGATCGCTGCCCCCTCCATGGTGGCCATGTTTGAGAACTTTGTTAGTGTCACTCAGGAGGAAGATGTGCCACAG GTGCGCTCGGACTGGTTTGTCTATGTTGTACTCTCCAGTCTCCCCTGGGTTGGGAAGGAACTCTATGAGAAGAAGGATGTGGAGATGGACAGGCTCCTAAACCAGATTGACGGTTACCTCAA GAGGCGACTGAAGACTCATGTCCCCATGCTTCAGGTTTGGACAGCAGAGAAGCCACACCCACAAGAGGAG TACCTGGACTGCCTGTGGGCTCAGATCCAGAAGCTGAAGAAGGACCGCTGGCAGGAGCGCCACATCCTGCGGCCGTACATTGCCTTTGACAGCGTGCTGTGTGAGGCCCTGCAGCACAACCTGCCACCCTTCACCCCACCTGCCCACATGCCCGACTGCCAGTACCCCATGCCCCGCGTCATCTTCCGCATGTTCGACTACACCGATGCCCCCGAG GGTCCCGTCATGCCAGGCAGCCACTCTGTGGAGAGGTTTGTGATTGAGGATAACCTTCACAACATCATCAAGTCCCACTGGAAAGAGAGGAAGACCTG TGCTGCGCAGTTGCTCAGCTATCCAGGGAAAAACAAGATCCCACTCAACTATCACATTGTGGAG GTGATCTTTGGAGAGCTCTTCCAGCTGCCCTGTCCCCCCCACATCGACGTCATGTACACCACACTGCTCATCGAGCTCTGCAAGCTGCAGCCAGGCTCCCTGCCTCAAGTT TTGGCCCAAGCCACAGAGATGATGTACATGAGACTGGACACTATGAACACTACTTGCATAGACCGACTCCTCAACTGGTTCTCCCACCATTTGAGCAACTTTCAGTTCCGATGGAGCTGGGACGACTG GACGGACTGTTTAGCGCTGGATGCAGACAAGCCCAAGCCCAAGTTTGTCAAGGAGGTTCTGGAGAAATGCATGAG GCTCTCCTATCATCAGCGGATAGTGGACATCGTCCCGCCCACTTTCTCAGCCCTCATCCCAGCCGACCCCATCTTCTTTTACAAATACCAAGATGAGGCCAACA GTGCGCTGCCAGGATATGCCGTGGCCATAACGGTGGGCAACGCCATCAAGAACCGGGCCTCCAACGAGGAGATCCTCACCGTGCTCAAAGACGTGCCAAACCCCAACCAGGAAGATGACGATG ATGAGGGTGAGGGCTTCAACCCCCTAAAGATAGAGGTGTTCCTGCAGACTCTCCTCCATCTCGCTGCCAAGTCCTTCAGCCACTCCTTCAGTGCCCTGGCCAA GTTCCATGAGATTCTGAAGGTCCTGACGGACTGTGACGAGGGCAAGCTGCACATCCTCCGGGTGGTCTACGAGGTCTGGCGGAACCACCCACAA ATGATCTCTGTGCTGGTGGACAAGTTGATCCGTACACAGATTGTAGATTGTGCAGCTGTAGCCAACTGGCTCTTCTCCCCAAACATGGCTCATGAATTTACCAG GTTTTACGTGTGGGAGATTCTGCACTCCACCATCCGTAAGATGAACAAACACGTCCAGAAGATTCAGAAAGAGCTGGAGGAGGCCAAGGATAAGCTGGAGAGGCAACAGCATAAGAAG CAGAAGGACAGTGGCGATGAGGAGGACATGGAGAAGAACAGTGAGGATGAGGACGGTCAGCTGGAGGAGCAGATCGAGCGTCTGCAGGAGAAGGTGGAGTCGGCCCAGAGTGAGCAGAAGAACCTCTTCCTGGTCATCTTCCAG CGCTTCATCATGATGCTGACGGAGCACCTGGTGCGCTGCGAGACAGGCAGTGTGGACTTCAGCACGCCCTGGTACAAGAACTGCATCGAGAGGCTGCAACAGATCTTCCTCATG CATCATGTGACCATCCAGCAGTACATGGGGACCCTGGAGAACCTGCTGTTCACCGCCGAGCTTGACCACCACATCCTAGCTGTTTACCAGCAGTTCTGTGCCCTGCAGCTCTGA
- the LOC115129506 gene encoding nuclear cap-binding protein subunit 1-like isoform X2: MSRRRHSDGDDGGQSHKRRRTSEPIEIEDRLESLICRVGEKSTSSLESNLEGLAGVLEADLPNYKNKILRILCAVARLLPEKLTVYTTLVGLLNARNYNFGGEFVEAMIRQLKETLKANLYTEALYLVRFLCDLVNCHVIAAPSMVAMFENFVSVTQEEDVPQVRSDWFVYVVLSSLPWVGKELYEKKDVEMDRLLNQIDGYLKRRLKTHVPMLQVWTAEKPHPQEEYLDCLWAQIQKLKKDRWQERHILRPYIAFDSVLCEALQHNLPPFTPPAHMPDCQYPMPRVIFRMFDYTDAPEGPVMPGSHSVERFVIEDNLHNIIKSHWKERKTCAAQLLSYPGKNKIPLNYHIVEVIFGELFQLPCPPHIDVMYTTLLIELCKLQPGSLPQVLAQATEMMYMRLDTMNTTCIDRLLNWFSHHLSNFQFRWSWDDWTDCLALDADKPKPKFVKEVLEKCMRLSYHQRIVDIVPPTFSALIPADPIFFYKYQDEANSALPGYAVAITVGNAIKNRASNEEILTVLKDVPNPNQEDDDDEGEGFNPLKIEVFLQTLLHLAAKSFSHSFSALAKFHEILKVLTDCDEGKLHILRVVYEVWRNHPQMISVLVDKLIRTQIVDCAAVANWLFSPNMAHEFTRFYVWEILHSTIRKMNKHVQKIQKELEEAKDKLERQQHKKKDSGDEEDMEKNSEDEDGQLEEQIERLQEKVESAQSEQKNLFLVIFQRFIMMLTEHLVRCETGSVDFSTPWYKNCIERLQQIFLMHHVTIQQYMGTLENLLFTAELDHHILAVYQQFCALQL; the protein is encoded by the exons GGCTCGACTTCTACCCGAGAAGCTGACAGTGTACACAACATTAGTGGGCCTTCTCAATGCCAGGAACTACAACTTTGGCGGGGAGTTTGTGGAGGCCATGATCCGACAACTCAAAGAGACCTTGAAGGCCAACCTGTACACCGAAGCGCTTTACCTA GTGCGCTTCCTCTGTGACCTGGTGAACTGCCATGTGATCGCTGCCCCCTCCATGGTGGCCATGTTTGAGAACTTTGTTAGTGTCACTCAGGAGGAAGATGTGCCACAG GTGCGCTCGGACTGGTTTGTCTATGTTGTACTCTCCAGTCTCCCCTGGGTTGGGAAGGAACTCTATGAGAAGAAGGATGTGGAGATGGACAGGCTCCTAAACCAGATTGACGGTTACCTCAA GAGGCGACTGAAGACTCATGTCCCCATGCTTCAGGTTTGGACAGCAGAGAAGCCACACCCACAAGAGGAG TACCTGGACTGCCTGTGGGCTCAGATCCAGAAGCTGAAGAAGGACCGCTGGCAGGAGCGCCACATCCTGCGGCCGTACATTGCCTTTGACAGCGTGCTGTGTGAGGCCCTGCAGCACAACCTGCCACCCTTCACCCCACCTGCCCACATGCCCGACTGCCAGTACCCCATGCCCCGCGTCATCTTCCGCATGTTCGACTACACCGATGCCCCCGAG GGTCCCGTCATGCCAGGCAGCCACTCTGTGGAGAGGTTTGTGATTGAGGATAACCTTCACAACATCATCAAGTCCCACTGGAAAGAGAGGAAGACCTG TGCTGCGCAGTTGCTCAGCTATCCAGGGAAAAACAAGATCCCACTCAACTATCACATTGTGGAG GTGATCTTTGGAGAGCTCTTCCAGCTGCCCTGTCCCCCCCACATCGACGTCATGTACACCACACTGCTCATCGAGCTCTGCAAGCTGCAGCCAGGCTCCCTGCCTCAAGTT TTGGCCCAAGCCACAGAGATGATGTACATGAGACTGGACACTATGAACACTACTTGCATAGACCGACTCCTCAACTGGTTCTCCCACCATTTGAGCAACTTTCAGTTCCGATGGAGCTGGGACGACTG GACGGACTGTTTAGCGCTGGATGCAGACAAGCCCAAGCCCAAGTTTGTCAAGGAGGTTCTGGAGAAATGCATGAG GCTCTCCTATCATCAGCGGATAGTGGACATCGTCCCGCCCACTTTCTCAGCCCTCATCCCAGCCGACCCCATCTTCTTTTACAAATACCAAGATGAGGCCAACA GTGCGCTGCCAGGATATGCCGTGGCCATAACGGTGGGCAACGCCATCAAGAACCGGGCCTCCAACGAGGAGATCCTCACCGTGCTCAAAGACGTGCCAAACCCCAACCAGGAAGATGACGATG ATGAGGGTGAGGGCTTCAACCCCCTAAAGATAGAGGTGTTCCTGCAGACTCTCCTCCATCTCGCTGCCAAGTCCTTCAGCCACTCCTTCAGTGCCCTGGCCAA GTTCCATGAGATTCTGAAGGTCCTGACGGACTGTGACGAGGGCAAGCTGCACATCCTCCGGGTGGTCTACGAGGTCTGGCGGAACCACCCACAA ATGATCTCTGTGCTGGTGGACAAGTTGATCCGTACACAGATTGTAGATTGTGCAGCTGTAGCCAACTGGCTCTTCTCCCCAAACATGGCTCATGAATTTACCAG GTTTTACGTGTGGGAGATTCTGCACTCCACCATCCGTAAGATGAACAAACACGTCCAGAAGATTCAGAAAGAGCTGGAGGAGGCCAAGGATAAGCTGGAGAGGCAACAGCATAAGAAG AAGGACAGTGGCGATGAGGAGGACATGGAGAAGAACAGTGAGGATGAGGACGGTCAGCTGGAGGAGCAGATCGAGCGTCTGCAGGAGAAGGTGGAGTCGGCCCAGAGTGAGCAGAAGAACCTCTTCCTGGTCATCTTCCAG CGCTTCATCATGATGCTGACGGAGCACCTGGTGCGCTGCGAGACAGGCAGTGTGGACTTCAGCACGCCCTGGTACAAGAACTGCATCGAGAGGCTGCAACAGATCTTCCTCATG CATCATGTGACCATCCAGCAGTACATGGGGACCCTGGAGAACCTGCTGTTCACCGCCGAGCTTGACCACCACATCCTAGCTGTTTACCAGCAGTTCTGTGCCCTGCAGCTCTGA